CTGCAACGGCGTGTTCGAGATCAAGCCGCCATCCCAGTAGTATTCGCCCTCGATCTCGACGGCGGGAAAGCCGGGCGGCAGCGATCCGCTCGCCATGACGTGCTCGGGACGGATCTTGTGCGTGGTCGTATCGAAATAGACGAAGTTGCCGCTGCGCACATTGACGGCGCCGACGCTGAATCGGGTACCCGCCGCATTGATCCGATCGAAGTCGACGAGGCGCTCGAGCGTGCTTTTGAGCAGCTTGGTCTCGTAGAAGCTGGTTGCCTCGAGTGCACCGTTCGGGTGCATCCAGGCGACCGGCTGGCGCAGTTGGAAAAACCCGGAGGCGCCGTTTAGCAGGGCGGATCCCGCGCTCATCTGATTGAACAGCTTGCGCGCGAGATCCCCGCGCGGCGCCAAGGCGTCGAAGCCAAGCGTCCAGTCGAATAGCGGGTTGGCGGTGACTTCCTCCCAGAACGTCCGCAGCTTGGCGACGCGCTCCTTCGGCGGGTTGCCGGCGATCAGTGCCGAATTGATGGCGCCGATCGATATTCCCGCCACCCAGTCCGGATGCAGATCGGCCTCGGCCAAGGCCTCGTAGACGCCGGCCTGATACGAGCCGAGCGCGCCGCCGCCCTGCAGCAGCAAGGCGACGCATTCGAAGGGCGGACGACCATCCGGTCGATCATGCATCGATTTCGCATGTCGGCGGTTATTGAGTTGGACATCGTCGGGCATAAGAACTCCTGTCGCGAAAGTGCGACGCACGTTGTCGAGGTCTGCTCCGCAGACCAAGCTGGTTTCCAGTAGCGGATCGGGCGCAGTTCTTGAAACGCCGGCTTTCGTTGCCGGTCTCAATGATCTTGCTGCGCTGCCCTCCGGGTCGCCGTGATGGGTGAACCGGTCGAGGAGCGCGGTCGTCGTCTTGCCATGGGCGAACACCGGCGGCCATTCACCAAACGCCAGATGGCGGTGACGATGACGGAGGATTGCTCCTAGAGACGCCTGACCAGATGGCACGGGGCGGGCAGGCCGTCTGACCGGGTGAATGGCAGGTAGCCCAAAGGTCCGCGTGCCTAGCCGCTCCAGTGCGGCGCTCAGGCTTTGCTGTCATCGCCTTGCCCGCTCGGCGGCGGGCGACGGTAGTGCTGCAGGAACATCCGGATCGTGTCTTCGACCACTTCCTCGGCCGAAATCGGCGCACCTTCGCGGCCCATCATCCAAGGCCACAGGAAGAACTCGTTGAGGATACCCGTGAACTGGCGAACCGCCAGCACCGGGTTACGGCAGTCGAGAACCCCCATCTCAGTCAGATGCGCCAGATAGCGCACGAACCGCTCCGACTGCGGCTCCATGACTGCCGCGAACGCCTCGGCGATCCAGGGAAACTGGCGGGAGTCGGCCACCACCATCCGAAGGAACCCGAGGTACCCCGGGCGCGCGTGGAGATCGAGGATCGCCCGCGCGATCAGATGCAAGACCTCTTCGACGTTGCCTTGGGTTTCGATGCCCGGCGGCAAGGCGTTCTCGAGCTGGCCCGAGACCCGAAGAAGCATCTCCCGGAAGATCTCCTCCTTGCTGGTGAACTGGTTGTAGAGCGTCCGCCGAACCACACCGGCGGCTTCGGCCAGATCGTCCATGCTCACCGTGCCGAAGCCGCGTTCCAGGAACAGACGCTCGGCGGCTTCGACAATGGCCTCTCGCGACCCGCCGCGCCGCACCTTCGGGCCGGCCGGCTGCACGCTCTCGCCATCTCCCATTCCCAAATCTCCTTTGCGCTATCCAGCGCATATTTGAATTACACTATACGGTGCATATATATATATTATTGCGTGCAGTTCAAGACCTGACATGCGAATTTCGCCTTCATCGGCATCGCCTTAGCTTGTGGGAGTGGGAGCCTCGAGAGGGATCGTAAAATCGTCCGTCGATCGGATGGCGTCGTCGCTACAGACCCGGCGTCACCCTGACTGGATCGGCGCTATCAAAGGCCTTAGTACCCACGTGTCCAATGCGGGGCTCAGGCTCCGCTGTCGTTCGCCAGGCCGCGGGCGACGGTAGTGCTGCAGAAACATCCGGATCGTGTCTTCGATCACTTCCTTGGTCGAAATCGGCGCGCCTTCGCGGCCCATCATCCAAGACCACAGAAAGAACTCGTTTAGGATGCCCGTGAACTGGCGAACCGCCAGCACCGGGTTTCGGCAGTCGAGGACACCCATCTCGGTCAGATGCGCCAGATAGCGCGCGAACCGCTCCGACTGCGGCGCCATGACGGCCGCGAGCGCCTCGGCGGTCCAGGGAAACTGGCGCGAGTCGGCCACCACCATCCGAAGGAACCCGAGATACCTCGGGCGCGTGTGGAGATCCAGGATGGTCCGCGCGATCAGCCAGAGGACATCCTCGACGCTGCCTAAGTTTTCGATGCCCGGCGGGAAAGCGTCCTCAAGCTGACCCGAGACCCGAAGGAGCATCTCCCGAAAGATCTCCTCCTTGCTGGTGAACTGATTGTAGAGCGTCCGCCGGGCCACACCGGCCGCTTCGGCCAGATGGTCCATGCTCACCGTGGCGAAGCCGCGTTCAAGGAACAGACTTTCGGCGGCTTCGACAATGGCCTCTCGCGATCCTCCACGCCGCGCCTGCAGGCCGGCCGGCTGCAGGCTCTCGCTATCGCCCATCCGCAGATCTCCTTTGCACTATCCAGTGCATTAAATTATTGCACATGTCAGTGCATATAGATATATCGTTTCGTGCAAATCAAGGTCTGGCATGCGGGCCTCGCCTTTGCCGGCGGCGCCTCAGCTTGTCGTCGCCCCTTTGAAAGACAGCGAAATGTGGAAGTCCCGGACCCTAGTAGCCACGCTGATCGCCGCAACACTCGCGGGCTGCGACAAGCCAGCACCATCCGCCCCTCAGATCCGACCCGTCCGTGCGGTGACCATCCAAGGCGGCGCAGGCGGCGAGACCGTTTCGCTGACGGGGCAGATTCGCGCCAAAGACCAGGCCAGCCTCGCCTTTCGGCTCGATGGACGCATGATCGAGCGGCTTGTCAACGTGGGCGATTTGGTCCAGGCAGGCCAGGTCATCGCCCGGCTCGATCCCCAGAACCAGCAGAATGCGCTCCGCTCGGCGCAGGCCAACCTCGCCTCGGCGGAGGCGCTGGCCACCCAGGCGCGCCTCACCTTCTCGCGACAGCAGGCGCTCTTAAAGGATGGCTGGACGCCCCGTGCCCGCTACGACGATGCCGAGCAGGCGCTCCAGTCCGCGCAGGCGCAGGTCGACTCCCTCCGGGCGCAGGCGCGCATCGCGCAGGATCAACTGAGCTACACGGTGCTATACGCCGACGGTCCAGGCGCGGTCACCGCGGTCGGCGCCGAACCTGGCGAGGTCGTCCATGCCGGGCAGATGGTCGTCCAGGTGGCGCGCCAGGGCGTACGCGACGCCGTCTTCGACGTATCCGAGCAGATCATGCGGACGGCCCCGCGCGATCCGACGGTGGAGATCGCTCTCACCAATGATCCCACCGTGAAAGCGACCGGCCGCGTGCGGGAAGTGGCGCCGCAGGCCGATGCCGCCACCCGGACGTTCCGGGTCAAGGTCGAGATCTCCGATCCCCCCGCAGCCATGCGGCTGGGATCCACGGTCACGGGCGGCATCAAGCTGGCGACTCCTCCCGGCATGAAGGTCCCGGCCGGCGCGCTATTTGAGCAGAGCGGACACCCGGCCGTGTGGGTGATCGATCCTCAGACCCAAGCCGTGTCCCTCCGTGCCGTGAAAGTTCAGCAGTACGATCCGGACAATTTCGTGATCTCTGAAGGGTTGCAACCAGGCGAGGTGGTGGTCACCGCCGGCGTGCAGGTGCTGACCCCGGGCCAGAAGGTCCGGCTCCTGGAGGCCGCCCAATGAAGAGCTTCAACCTCTCCGAATGGGCACTCCAGCATCGTTCGCTGGTGATCTTTTTCATGATGGTGATCGTGGTCGCGGGCGTCGGGTCCTACTTCCAGCTCGGGCGCGACGAGGATCCAGTCTTCACAATCAAGACCATGGTTGTCCAGGCTTCATGGCCCGGCGCCACGGTCGAGGACACGCTCACGCAAGTCACGGACCGCCTGGAGCGCAAGCTGCAAGAGACGCCGAACCTCGATTACCTGCGCAGCTACACCACGGCAGGCAAATCCACGATTTTCGTTTACCTGAAGGACTCGACTCCCCCGCACCAGGTGTCGGACATCTGGTATCAGGTGCGCAAAAAGGTCGGAGATATCCGCAGTACGCTGCCGCAAGGAATCGTCGGCCCGGGCTTCAATGATGAGTTCGGCGACACTTACGGCATTATCTACGGCTTCGCCGCGGACGGGTTCACGCACCGGGAGCTGAAGGACTACGTGGACGACGTCCGCAACCGGCTCCTCCAACTGCCCGACATATCGAAGATCGATATCCTCGGGGCCCAGGACGAACGCGTCTACGTCGAGTTCTCGAGCAAGCAACTCGCAGGCCTCGGGATCGAACGGTCTGCGCTGATCACTGCCCTCGAGGCCCAGAACGCCGTGACGCCCGCGGGCGTGGTGCAGACTGGCAATGAGCAGATTCTCCTCCGGATCTCGGGCGACTTTCGGTCTGAGCAGGACATCCTCGCCGTCAATTTCGTCGCGAACGGCCGGATCATCCGCCTGGGCGACATCGCGCGTGTGACCCGCGGCCCAGCCGACCCTGCGCAGCCCATGTTCCGCGTCAACGGGCGGGACGCCATCGGGTTGGCTATTGCCATGCGCAAGGGCGGCGACGTCCTGTCCCTTGGGCACAACGTCGAGACCGCCATGGCGGAGATCACCGCGAACCTCCCGGTCGGGATCGAGGCGAAGCTCGTCGCCGACCAGCCCGTCACCGTCAAACACGCAGTGGACGACTTCATGGAAGCCCTGTGGGAGGCTGTCGCGATCGTGCTCGGCGTAAGCCTGGTGAGCCTGGGCTTGCGGGCTGGTGCGGTGGTGGCGCTTGCCATCCCGCTGGTGCTCGCTGTGGTCTTCCTGGCGATGCATCTGTTCGGGATCGATCTCCAGCGGATCTCGCTTGGCGCACTCATCATTGCCCTTGGCCTGCTGGTCGACGACGCGATGATCACGGTCGAGACCATGATCACGCGGCTGGAGAAGGGGGACGACAAGGAGCACGCTGCCACCTTCGCCTACAAGTCGACCGCGTTTCCGATGCTCTCCGGCACGCTGGTGACGGTCGCGGGTTTCGTCCCAATCGGCTTCGCGCGCAGTGGCGCTGGCGAATACACCTTCTCGATTTTTGCGGTGGTCGCCATCGCGTTGATCGCATCGTGGGTCGTGGCGGTTCTCTTCGCCCCCTTGCTCGGTGTCTGGATCCTCAAGAAACCCAAGGGGGCACATTCGGAGGAACCAGGGCCGATCATGCGCGCGTTCCGCCGCGTCCTCATCCTGGCGATGCGGGCCCGCTGGGTCACGGTGCTCCTCACGGTTGCCCTGTTCGGGGCGGCGCTCTTCGGCACGCGCTTCGTCCCGCAACAGTTCTTCCCCGCGTCCGACCGGCCGGAGCTGCTTGTAAACCTGCAGCTGCCGCAGAACGCGTCGATCTACGCGACGCGCGACGTCTCGGCCCGGCTCGACGAGCTCCTGAAACAGGATCAGGACGTGGACCACTGGAGCACCTATGTGGGACAAGGCGCCGTTCGCTTCTATCTGCCGCTCGACGTGCAGCTCCCGAACGATTCCTTCGCCCAGGCCGTGGTCGTGACCAAGGGGCTGGAGCAGCGCGAGCGGGTCAAGGCCAGGCTGGAGCACGCGCTGGCAGCGGAGTTCCCGAACGTCACCGGTCGTGTCTCTCCTCTGGAGCTTGGTCCCCCGGTGGGATGGCCGCTCCAGTACCGGGTGCGCGGGCCGGAGACGGAGGAAGTGCGCAAGATCGCGTTCAAGGTGGCGCAGATCATGGGGGGCGATGGCGCCGTCCAGAACGTCAACTACAATTGGATGGAACCGGGGCGCACCGTGCGGATCCAGGTCGACCAGGACCAGGCCCGCCTCCTTGACCTCAGCTCCGAAGAGCTTGCACAGGCCGTGAACACGGTCGTGTCCGGTGTCACGTCGACCCAGATGCGGAGCGGAATCTACCTCGTTGATGTGCTGGTCCGGGCATCTGCCGAGGAGCGCAGCTCGCTGTCGACGATCCGAACGCTCCAGGTGCCGCTGCCCAACGGGCGGACCGTTCCCCTGAGCCAGATCGCCTCCGTCGAGTACGGCCAGGAATATCCGATCGAGTGGCGGCGGGACCGGAGGCCCACGCTGACGGTCCGGGCCGAGGTCGCAGCCGGCACGCAGCCCGCCACGGTCGTTGAGACCTTGACGCCGCAGATCGCGGAGCTGAACGCCAGTCTACCGGCCGGCTACCATGTCGAGCTTGGCGGCTCTGTGGAGGAGAGCGGCAAGGCCCAGGCTTCGGTTGCCGCCGTCCTGCCGCTGATGCTCGTGCTGACGCTCACCGTGCTGATGACCCAGCTCCAGAGTTTCAACCGCCTGTTCCTGGTGCTGAGTGTGGCCCCCCTTGGGCTGATCGGGGTCGTCGGCGCTCTTCTCCTGTCGGATAAGCCGCTGGGGTTCGTGGCGCTCCTTGGCGTGCTGGCCCTCACCGGCATGATCGCGCGCAACTCGGTGATCCTCATCGACCAGATTGAGACCGAGAAGGCGCACGGGCGTCACCCCTGGGATGCCGTCATCGAGGCGACCACGCACCGCTTCCGGCCGATCCTGCTCACCGCGGCGGCTGCAATCCTGGGCATGATCCCGATCGCGCCGACCATCTTCTGGGGGCCGATGGCCTACGCGATCATGGGCGGCCTGGCGGTCGCGACGCTGCTCACGCTCGTCTTCCTGCCGGCGCTGTACGTCGCGTGGTTCCGGATCAGGCAGCCGCACACGGACACCGACCGGAGCCTGGATGTCACCCAAACTGCCCTTGCCGGCGAGTGACCGCCTGGCGAGGTAGCGGAAGATGACCAGTGCTCAGATACATTCGCCGGAAGCGACCCCGTCGCTGTGGCTCGACCGTTCCGCGACACCAGGCGCCTTCTATGCCGGCCGGCTGATGGAATGTCACGAATGCGGGTTGCGGCACGATGTTCCGGCACTGCCGGACGGCACCGCCGCCCGCTGCGTCCGATGCGGGGCACTCCTGCACCGCTTCCGTGCCGCCTCGCTCGATCATGCCTTCTCCTACACCTCGGCAGGCCTCGTGCTGTTCCTGATGGCGAATTTTCTGCCGTTCATGTCGCTCGATATCTCGGGCCGGATCCAGAGCGCCAGTCTGGTCAGCGGCATCGTCGCGCTCTACCGGCAGGGGCTGTGGGCGCTCGCCGGGGTCGTGGGCCTCACTATGTTCTTAGCGCCGGCGCTGCGGCTCGGCGCGCTGTTCCTCGTGCTGGGCGGCCTCCGCCTCAGGCGCCCGCCACGCTGGCTGCCGCGGCTCTATCGCTGGGCCGATCGGCTCCGTCCCTGGGCGATGGTCGAGGTCTACCTGCTCGGTATTTTTGTCGCCTATGTGAAGCTGGTCGACCTCGCGACCGTCGATGTCGGTTCCGGACTTTGTTCAGTTGGCGCGCTAATGCTGGCGATCCTTGCCGCCGGCACCGCGCTTGATGCCGAGACCATGTGGCGGGAATTCGAGCGCCGTGGCCTAGTCCCACCGGTGCCGCCAGTCGATCCGCACCGACCGGCTTGTCTCTGCCATGCCTGTGGCCTGGTCTCCAACATTCCCGCAGACAAGCAGGGCGACTGCCGACGCTGCGGCGCGGCGGTGCATCTCCGCCGGCCGGACAGTCTGAACCGCACCTGGGCGCTGGTGATGGCCGCGATCCTTCTCTACATCCCGGCCAACCTTTTCCCGGTGATGACGATCACCTCGATGGGCACCACTGCCTCCGCCACGATCATGGGCGGCGTGATCGAGCTGGCGGACGCCGGCATGTGGCCGCTCGCGGCGCTCGTGTTCTTCGCCTCGGTCATCGTTCCCGTGCTGAAGCTCGTCGGGCTAATCGTCCTGCTGGTTTCGACCCAGCGCCGAACGACCCAAGGTCTGCGCCACCGCACGGCGATCTACCGGATCGTCGAGGCGATCGGCCGCTGGTCGATGATCGACATATTCACGGTCTCGATCCTGGTGGCGCTGGTCCAGCTCGGCGAGCTGGCGACGATCGAGCCCGGGATCGGTGCCGTGTCCTTCGCTGCCGTGGTGATCATCACGATGATCGCCGCCATGATCTTCGATTCGCGCCTCATGTGGGATGCGGCGGGAGAAAACAATGATTGAGCTTGAATCGCGTGGCGAAACCGCCGCGCCGGCGCCGCCCGCGCCGCGCCTCGATCGCGGGCGCCGGCTCCCGGCGATCTGGCTCGTGCCGATCGTGGCGGCGCTGGTCGGGGTCTATTTGGCTTGGGTCGCCCTGTCGGAGCAGGGACCGACCATCACGATCGGCTTCCAGACGGCGGACGGGCTCGAAGCCGGCAAGACCCAGATCAAGTACAAAGACGTGGTGCTCGGCACGGTTCGGGGCATCGCCTTGTCCGAGGACCTCAGCCATGTCGATGTCAAGGCTGAGATGACCAAGCAAGCGGCACGGCAGCTGCGCCAGGGCACCCGCTTCTGGGTGGTCCGGCCGCGGCTGTCCGCTGGCGGCGTGTCCGGCCTGAGCACGATCATCTCCGGCGCCTATATCGAGCTCGATCCAGGCCCGGGCGCGAGCGAACGCCGCTTCACCGGCCTCGAAGACCCGCCGGTCGTGCAGTCCGATGTGCCTGGGACCGAGTTCCTGCTCACCGCCGACCGCATCGGCTCGGTCGCCGCCGGCTCGCCGATCTACTTCCGCGATGTGCAGGTCGGTCAGGTGGCGGGCTACGAGTCTTCCGATCTCGAGGCCGGGGTTAGGATTCACGCCTTCGTCCGCGCGCCCTACGACCGTCAGGTCTTTGCCGGCACCCGCTTCTGGAACGCCTCCGGCATCTCCCTCACCACCGGGCCGGAGGGGGTCAAGCTGCAGCTCGAATCCCTGCAGGCGGTGCTGGCGGGCGGTATCGCCTTCGATACGCCAGCCACCGCCCGCACCGGCGAGTCGGCAAAGCCGGGCGCCGTGTTCCCCCTCTACAAGGACGAGACCAGTGTCCAAGAGGCGCAATATACCGTCCGTCTGCCCTATATTATCTATTTCGACGGGTCGGTCGGCGGTCTGGCGCCGGGCTCTCCGGTCGAATGGGGCGGCATCAAGATCGGCCGGGTCACCGACGTTCGTCTGCAATATGACACGGCAGCGGCCCGGGTCCGGATCCCGGTGGTGATCGAGCTCCAGCCGCAACGAGTCGATGTGATCGGTGGCGCCCCGGATCAGCACGACGCCGAGCCGCTTGGGCCGCTGGTCCGCCGTGGGCTGAGGGCACAGGTCAAGACCGATAACCTCCTCACCGGGCAAATGGCCGTGACACTGGACATGTTTCCTGATGCCGTCCCGGCGGAACTGGGGACGGGCGACCGCTATCCGGTGATCCCCAGCGTCCCGGGACAGGTCGACAGCGCCTTGCGATCGATCAACGGCATCCTCGACCGACTGTCGACGCTGCCGCTCGACCAGCTGGTCGCGCAGGCGAATGCCACGCTGAAGTCGTTCGAAACCCTGGCCGCCTCGCCGGAGATGAAGGAGTCGATGCGCTCTCTCGCCGGCGCCCTGTCCTCGGCCCGGCAGCTACTCCGCCAAGCGAACACCGATCTCGGCCCGGCGATGCAGAAGCTGCCGCCAATCCTCGACACGGCGCAGCAGGCGGTGCGCCAGCTCAACGGCACGCTCGGCTCGATCGACCAGGGCTATGGCGCGGACTCGACCTTCAAGCGTGACCTCACCCGGCTGATGGGCCAGGTCGAGGACTCGCTGCGCTCGTTCCGCGACCTTTCCGACTACCTCGAACAGCACCCCGAGGCGCTCGTCCGGGGCAAGACACCGGGAAACTGATCGAATGACTCTGCTATGCCTGCCGCGCCGCGCCCTGCTCATGGCGTCCGTGACGATGGTCGCCGCTTGCGCCTCACCGCAGGCAAAGGTTTACACCCTGGCCTCGGTGCCCGGCGCGCCCGTCGAGGGCCAGCCGCTGACAGCGTCGGTGGCCACGGTGGAGATTCCCAAATATCTCGACCGGCCGCAGATCGTCCGCCGCACGGACGCGGTCGAGCTTGGCGTCGACGAGTACGAGCGGTGGGGCGAGCCGCTGGCCAATATGGTGCAGCGGGTGCTGGCCGAGGACTTGGCCGGGCGCCTGCCGGCCGGTTCCAGCACCACCGCCAGCCGGACCCTGTCAGGCGACGAAGCGCTGACGATCGAACTCACGCTCCCTCGCTTCGATCCGGACCCTGACGGCGCCATCGTGCTCGAGGCGCAATGGCGCCTACGATACAAGGCCGGCGGCAGGTCCGGCACCCAGACTGCTCGGATTGTCTGCCGGTCGGCGGACAAGACCGCGGCGGCCGAGGTGTCGGCGATGAGCGACGCCTTGGGCGAACTCGCCAGCCGAATCGCCCTGGGCATTCGCTGAGTCACAGCGGCCGCTTCGCCCGCGGTCCATGTGCGTGCGAGCGATGGGACGGTGCTCCCCGCTGCAGATGCGCCGCCAAATTGGGGCTTAAAAGGTATTGCACACATAAGTGCAAAAAGGTATATTGCATCATATAGTGCAGAGCGCTTTGAAGCGTTGGGCCAAGGCCTACGCACTGCTAGCACCTCAGATCGTCGTCCCTTCGGAAGAACCCATGAAGTCCATCGCTACAGTCACGGCTTTTGCCGCGTCCGCGCTCGTCTCGATCTGTGGGTCGGGCGGCGCATCGGCGCAGGACGCTTCCCTGCAGTCGGCGCCGGGCACTCAATCGTCCGCATCGAGCCCAGGAACCGCGGGTGGTCCACTTGCGCCCATGTTTGCCGCCTGCACCGGCAAGAGCGCCGGCATGGCCTGCACCCTTGCGTCACCTACGGGTCAAGGAGCGCCGGCCGCCGGAATATGCCAGGGGCCGCCATTCGGAATGCCGGGCCCCGTCGCCTGCATTCCGTCGCCCCCTTCGCCGAGCCAAGGCGTCGCGCGATGATTGCGAACGGTCGGACTTGCTCGGGACCCTTGCGAGCGAAGGTCCGGGCGCGCCCTCCGGCCCGCTTCACCGCGCTTCTGGGCATCGGCGTGGTTGTCTCGGCCATTGTCATGTCCAACCGATCGTCGATCGTTCCTCAATCCGAAACGCTGCGCAGCATCTCGCCGGGCATCAACGAGATCCGGGAGATCGCGCGCTCGGCCGCTGCTGCTTTCGATCTGGAGCGGGCCGTGCGGCTCGTCTGTCTGCTGCTATTCGGGGTCTTGTCGACCCTGCTCAGCCTCAGCAGCCTGCCGCGGTTGGTCGAGATGACAGGGTATTTGACCGTGCTCGCAGCGGCCGTGAAGCGATCGGCGGCGGCAACTGTTGCGCAACGGCCGCGAAGGCAAGCCGCGGCCATCATGAAAGGGGCCTGCACACCGCCCGCACGGGGGGTTGAAGAAGGCCTCTTGAAGCGCCTCAACCTCGCCCGATGGGTCATTCGTCACCGCGCCTACCTGGTCTATTCCGTCATTGGCGTCGCGGTCGGGACGCTGCTCGCCGACCAACCAGAGGCGGTCGAACGTACGATCGGCGATTTCTTGGAATGGCTGCGACAATGTTACATGCCAGATCTCGTCTATTGCAGCGGCGTAGACGAGATTTATTGCAGCGGATGGCGCTGATGCTGTTCGGTCGCCATCACGCTCGTAATGAAACGAGGCCTGCGGGCGGGAGCGGGAGCAATCCTTCCGACGCCCCTGATGCTTGCGGAAACAGAGCTATTGGGGATCGGCCGGGAGCGGAACTCGCGGGGACGACACGTCCGTCCCGCACTGCGGGCTTGCCCCTGCAGGCAGGCCTCAGAACTCAGCGCGAACGCACCGTGCAAAGCATCCTCGCCGTTGTTCTGGGCATTTGCCCTCCAGTCGTTTGCGCCTGGATTGCCCAGAACTCCGCCAATTGGGACCTGTTTGAGCGGTCTGGCTCGATAACCGCTACGATCGGCCTGGTGGCGGCGTCGAGGCGATATATGCAGCATAGCATCCTCGAACTAGCCGCGTTGCACGAAAGCGGAGATTTGAAATCCGACCTCGCGGAAGTCCTCGAGGATATTTTCACGGGCAAACTCGGGTTGGCGCTCTCAGGATTCGGAATGATCATCTGGGGCTGGGGCAAATATCTTGGCTGGTGGAGCTTCAGTTATCTTGTGGTGTGGGGATTTTTCATTCTCCGCGATGCCCGTCGGGATTTCATCCGTCTGCAAAACGCCAATGCACGCTCAGCTGTCTGAAGGCGAACGAGCGGCTACAGCCGGCGCGGGGTGCTGCCGCCATACCGGAAGTGGGCCAAGTGGAACTCGTGCGCATGCGGGAGAACCTTGCCGCCGCGCGGGCCGCCGCCGCGGCGCAGACCGCTGACAATTTTGCTCATCAGTTCGTCGCCGTAGGCGACGTGGATCTCCCGCCAGGACAAGGCGGCCACTGACATCGCCTAGGCAATCCAGGGCGACGATCGTTCCTTGGGCGTCGTGATGGTTCGGGCAGCGCCTCCGCTGTTATCGGGGAGGCCGCAGAGGGTCGGCCCCGCATCCCCGATGCTCCAAGGAGTCTTATGCGTGCGTGAGTACGCATTCTAGGAAGAGAGTGTACCCTCATGAAGATAGATGCAGCCGTTGTCGCGACAGCTTCGATGCAGGCGGGCAACCCGCCGACGCGACGGTCACGGTCATGTTCGCCGCTGACGGCCTGGTTGCCCGGTCTCGCCCGACACAATTCCGCGCCGTGGATGGCCACCCCGCGAAAGTCGGTCATGACGGCACACCACCTCCTTCAAGTCGCGGCACTTGGCGTTTGCGTCGCTTTCGCCGCGTTGCCGACGGCTCGAGCCGCAGTCCCGGTTCAGCCCGTTATACCGGGGATCAGCGAGGAAGCCGGAAGTGCCATCGCGCAGATGGGCAAGACGCTTTCGGCCAAGGAACTGTCGATGACGGCAAGGACCATCAGGGTCTACTTGGACGAGGCCGGACAGCCGCTTCATATTTTTCAAACCATGAAGGTCGTCGTGCGCCGGCCTAACAGGCTTACCGTTCAGCTGAGCGGTGACGACGGGTCGCATGATCTGTTCTACGACGGCAAGTCGGCATCGATCTTCTCACCCGACGCCAACGAATACGCGACCATCGCCGCGCCGGCTGACATCCCGTCGGCTCTTGACGAGGTGCAGGACAAGCTCAACATCGATTTTCCGCTGAACGCCTTTTTTTCCAACGCTCCCGACAAATCGCTTCTGAACGATGTTGTCGCGGGCTGGCAGGTTGGCACGGCCTCTGTCGACGGTGTCGAGTGCCGGCACCTGATCTTCTTCCAAAGAGCCGGCGTCGAGCTGGAATTGTGGGTGGAGAAGAGTAGCGAGGCTAGACCGCATCGCATGATCGTCACCTATCGACTACTCCCCGGACAGCCGAATTTCATCGCGGAATTCACGGGCTGGAACACCCAGGTCCATTCGCCCGACTCTGAATTCGCCTTCCAACCTCCCGCCGACGCAAAAAAGATTGAGCTCGGCCCGACTGCTGTGCCGGACAAGGAAGG
The genomic region above belongs to Aliidongia dinghuensis and contains:
- a CDS encoding patatin-like phospholipase family protein — translated: MPDDVQLNNRRHAKSMHDRPDGRPPFECVALLLQGGGALGSYQAGVYEALAEADLHPDWVAGISIGAINSALIAGNPPKERVAKLRTFWEEVTANPLFDWTLGFDALAPRGDLARKLFNQMSAGSALLNGASGFFQLRQPVAWMHPNGALEATSFYETKLLKSTLERLVDFDRINAAGTRFSVGAVNVRSGNFVYFDTTTHKIRPEHVMASGSLPPGFPAVEIEGEYYWDGGLISNTPLQWVVDHGPRQDTLAFQVDLWSATGELPGNLAEVAMRQKEIQYSSRTRAMTDQFREVQGLRSALARLLEHLPPDLRDSEDARLLSKAADHKAYSIVHLIYRSREYEGHSKDYEFSRLSMEEHWRTGYHDAVRTLRHPEVLGRPTNRQGFRTFDLERNGRE
- a CDS encoding TetR/AcrR family transcriptional regulator produces the protein MGDGESVQPAGPKVRRGGSREAIVEAAERLFLERGFGTVSMDDLAEAAGVVRRTLYNQFTSKEEIFREMLLRVSGQLENALPPGIETQGNVEEVLHLIARAILDLHARPGYLGFLRMVVADSRQFPWIAEAFAAVMEPQSERFVRYLAHLTEMGVLDCRNPVLAVRQFTGILNEFFLWPWMMGREGAPISAEEVVEDTIRMFLQHYRRPPPSGQGDDSKA
- a CDS encoding TetR/AcrR family transcriptional regulator — its product is MGDSESLQPAGLQARRGGSREAIVEAAESLFLERGFATVSMDHLAEAAGVARRTLYNQFTSKEEIFREMLLRVSGQLEDAFPPGIENLGSVEDVLWLIARTILDLHTRPRYLGFLRMVVADSRQFPWTAEALAAVMAPQSERFARYLAHLTEMGVLDCRNPVLAVRQFTGILNEFFLWSWMMGREGAPISTKEVIEDTIRMFLQHYRRPRPGERQRSLSPALDTWVLRPLIAPIQSG
- a CDS encoding efflux RND transporter periplasmic adaptor subunit, with protein sequence MRASPLPAAPQLVVAPLKDSEMWKSRTLVATLIAATLAGCDKPAPSAPQIRPVRAVTIQGGAGGETVSLTGQIRAKDQASLAFRLDGRMIERLVNVGDLVQAGQVIARLDPQNQQNALRSAQANLASAEALATQARLTFSRQQALLKDGWTPRARYDDAEQALQSAQAQVDSLRAQARIAQDQLSYTVLYADGPGAVTAVGAEPGEVVHAGQMVVQVARQGVRDAVFDVSEQIMRTAPRDPTVEIALTNDPTVKATGRVREVAPQADAATRTFRVKVEISDPPAAMRLGSTVTGGIKLATPPGMKVPAGALFEQSGHPAVWVIDPQTQAVSLRAVKVQQYDPDNFVISEGLQPGEVVVTAGVQVLTPGQKVRLLEAAQ